A region of the Dyadobacter sp. CECT 9275 genome:
CAAAATTCCCTGCTGTATTATTATTGCTTTGTCTCCACACTTTCAATGTAAGACGCATATTCCCTGCACTCATTGTTGTAATAGTTAATGATTATCAATTAACCGATATAATAGGAAAAACTTCCGGCCTGTGCCAGAAGTAATTATTTATAACTACGCTGTGCTATTTTGATGTTGTCATACACAAGTTCTTCTTTATGAAGCTCCCATTTTTCAACACCTAAATGTTCCCATGCCGCCACATAACGATAATTTTCATCATCACGTAGTGCTTCTCCTTCCTCCGTCTGATACTCCTCACGGAAATGGCCTCCGCACGATTCATTGCGGTTTAAGGCATCAATACACATCAGCTCTCCCAGTTCTATAAAGTCGGCAACGCGGTTGGCTTTGTCGAGTTCAGGATTAAACTCATTGATCTGCCCCATTACCCGCAGGTCGCTCCAGAACTCCTTCCGAAGCGCACGGATTTCAAGAATTGCTTCTTTCAAGCCTTTTTCATTCCTGGCCATTCCGCATTTTTCCCACATGATCTTGCCCAAACGGCGGTGAAACAACTCAGGAGAGGTATTTCCCTTTATGCCGATGAGCGTTTCGATTCGTTCCTTCACTTCCCGCTCCACTTTCACAAACTCTTCGTGATCTGTAGATATTTTACCGGTCCGGATCTCATTGGCAAGATAAGCACCAATGGTATAAGGTATGACGAAATATCCATCTGCCAATCCCTGCATCAACGCTGAAGCACCCAGGCGGTTGGCTCCATGATCCGAGAAATTTGCTTCTCCCAGCGCATAAAGACCAGGAACTGTTGTCATCAGATTATAATCAACCCAAAGCCCGCCCATGGTATAGTGTACCGCCGGATAGATACGCATAGGCACCTCATAAGGATCTTCTCCTGTGATTTGCTTATACATATCGAAAAGGTTGCCGTATTTTTCTTTTACAACCGCCTTTCCCCATTTGATAATATCTTCGGGAGAGGCATCGTGGATGTTGTTTTTATTTGCTTCTCCTTTTCCGTAACGTTCAATTGCAGCGGAATAATCCAGATAAACGGCCAGACGCGATGATCCCACCCCATAGCCCGCGTCACAACGTTCCTTGGCAGCGCGTGATGCTATATCACGCGGAACCAGGTTACCAAAAGCCGGATAGCGGCGTTCCAGATAGTAGTCGCGCTCTTCTTCTGGTATATCGTTGGGGTTACGGGTATCATTTTGTTTTTTGGGCACCCATATTCTCCCGTCATTTCTCAAAGATTCGGACATCAAAGTCAGTTTCGACTGATGCTCTCCTGATACCGGGATACACGTCGGGTGAATTTGCGTAAAGCAGGGGTTTCCAAAAAAGGCACCCCTTTTGTGCGCTTTCCAGGCGGCAGTCACATTACTTCCCATTGCATTGGTAGAGAGGTAAAACACGTTTCCGTATCCCCCCGAACAAAGCAAAACCGCATGCCCCGAATGTCTTTCCAGTTCCCCCGTAATAAGGTTACGGGCAATAATACCGCGGCATTTACCGTCGATATTGACTACATCCAGCATTTCGTGGCGGTTGTACATTTTGATCGTACCCATGCCCACCTGCCGTTGCAAGCCCGAGTATGCTCCCAGCAACAACTGCTGGCCGGTTTGTCCTGCCGCGTAAAAGGTCCGTTGCACCTGAGTTCCTCCAAACGACCGGTTGGACAACAACCCGCCGTACTCCCTGGCAAATGGTACTCCTGCAGCCACACACTGATCAATAATATTTCCTGATACCTCGGCAAGACGGTGTACGTTACCTTCTCTTGCGCGGTAATCACCTCCCTTTATGGTATCATAAAAAAGACGGTAAACCGAGTCTCCGTCATTCTGGTAATTTTTAGCAGCATTTATCCCTCCCTGAGCAGCAATAGAGTGTGCCCGACGGGGAGAATCCTGGAAGCAAAAAGCCTTTACCTTATATCCTAATTCGGCCAGTGTGGCAGCAGCAGAAGCTCCGGCAAGGCCTGTTCCTACTACAATTATCTCAAGGTTACGTTTATTGGCTGGATTTACGAGAGGTACTGAAGACCGGTATTTACTCCATTTGGTTTCCAGTGGTCCCTGGGGTATTTTGGCATCCAGACGAGGTGACGTTGCCATATATGTTTTAATGATTTAATTAATCCAAAAAATA
Encoded here:
- a CDS encoding fumarate reductase/succinate dehydrogenase flavoprotein subunit, with the protein product MATSPRLDAKIPQGPLETKWSKYRSSVPLVNPANKRNLEIIVVGTGLAGASAAATLAELGYKVKAFCFQDSPRRAHSIAAQGGINAAKNYQNDGDSVYRLFYDTIKGGDYRAREGNVHRLAEVSGNIIDQCVAAGVPFAREYGGLLSNRSFGGTQVQRTFYAAGQTGQQLLLGAYSGLQRQVGMGTIKMYNRHEMLDVVNIDGKCRGIIARNLITGELERHSGHAVLLCSGGYGNVFYLSTNAMGSNVTAAWKAHKRGAFFGNPCFTQIHPTCIPVSGEHQSKLTLMSESLRNDGRIWVPKKQNDTRNPNDIPEEERDYYLERRYPAFGNLVPRDIASRAAKERCDAGYGVGSSRLAVYLDYSAAIERYGKGEANKNNIHDASPEDIIKWGKAVVKEKYGNLFDMYKQITGEDPYEVPMRIYPAVHYTMGGLWVDYNLMTTVPGLYALGEANFSDHGANRLGASALMQGLADGYFVIPYTIGAYLANEIRTGKISTDHEEFVKVEREVKERIETLIGIKGNTSPELFHRRLGKIMWEKCGMARNEKGLKEAILEIRALRKEFWSDLRVMGQINEFNPELDKANRVADFIELGELMCIDALNRNESCGGHFREEYQTEEGEALRDDENYRYVAAWEHLGVEKWELHKEELVYDNIKIAQRSYK